In a single window of the Natronosalvus caseinilyticus genome:
- a CDS encoding M48 family metallopeptidase gives MLGYHLAFLVLVVGTTAFFSALSFLNVRYGERALEREREWVTSRLDFDDLDRVAAYQRATTRLSQVQTWVTLALVLAALYSGALAAVVDALEGLGYGPVITGVGFFAGVVVALQLFSLPFDAYDTFVIEERFDFNEQTPALFVKDLVLGTLVGLCITAALAAGVLWFIATVPTYWPLAAVALYVAFSLTMLVVYPRVIAPLFNDFEPIETGDLREAVERVFERAGFTCDGIYLMDASKRSSHSNAYFVGFGRTKRVVLFDTLVDQMTLEQVEAVLAHELAHWKRAHIWKQFGVGTLRVGAMFVALWALLQTSWLYAMFGLPETAYVGLVVGALWIQPLAKLTRPLENKLSLAHEREADAFATEVMGSGQPLIDGLCRLTSENLSNPFPHPWYATFHYTHPPIPDRIRYIQGLDGGSPEPTDPAAADGS, from the coding sequence ATGCTCGGCTATCACCTCGCGTTTCTCGTCCTGGTCGTCGGGACGACCGCATTCTTCAGCGCGCTCTCGTTCCTGAACGTCCGTTACGGCGAACGGGCGCTCGAGCGCGAGCGGGAGTGGGTCACCTCGCGTCTGGACTTCGACGACCTCGACCGCGTGGCCGCCTACCAGCGGGCGACGACCCGGCTCTCGCAGGTCCAGACCTGGGTCACCCTCGCGCTCGTCCTCGCCGCGCTCTACTCCGGGGCGCTCGCCGCCGTCGTGGACGCACTCGAGGGACTGGGCTACGGCCCGGTCATCACCGGCGTCGGCTTCTTCGCCGGCGTCGTCGTCGCCCTCCAGCTGTTCTCGCTCCCCTTCGACGCCTACGACACGTTTGTGATCGAGGAGCGGTTCGACTTCAACGAACAGACGCCGGCCCTGTTCGTCAAGGACCTCGTCCTCGGGACGCTCGTCGGCCTCTGCATCACCGCTGCGCTCGCCGCCGGCGTCCTCTGGTTTATCGCTACCGTCCCGACCTACTGGCCCCTCGCCGCCGTCGCCCTCTACGTCGCCTTCTCGCTCACGATGCTCGTCGTCTACCCGCGTGTGATCGCCCCGCTGTTCAACGACTTCGAGCCCATCGAGACCGGCGACCTCCGGGAGGCCGTCGAGCGCGTCTTCGAACGCGCGGGCTTCACCTGCGACGGCATCTACCTCATGGACGCGAGCAAGCGCTCCTCGCACTCGAACGCTTATTTCGTCGGCTTCGGACGGACCAAACGGGTCGTCCTCTTCGACACGCTGGTCGACCAGATGACCCTCGAGCAGGTCGAGGCCGTCCTGGCTCACGAACTCGCCCACTGGAAGCGCGCGCACATCTGGAAGCAGTTCGGCGTCGGTACCCTCCGCGTGGGTGCAATGTTCGTCGCGCTCTGGGCACTTCTCCAGACCTCGTGGCTGTACGCGATGTTCGGCCTCCCGGAGACGGCCTACGTCGGCCTCGTGGTCGGCGCCCTCTGGATTCAGCCGCTGGCGAAACTCACTCGGCCACTCGAGAACAAACTGTCACTGGCCCACGAGCGAGAGGCCGACGCGTTCGCGACCGAGGTCATGGGAAGCGGCCAGCCGCTGATCGACGGGCTCTGTCGGCTGACCAGCGAGAACCTCTCGAACCCGTTCCCACACCCGTGGTACGCGACGTTCCACTACACCCACCCGCCGATTCCCGACCGGATTCGCTACATCCAGGGCCTCGACGGCGGGTCGCCGGAACCGACGGATCCGGCGGCGGCAGACGGTTCCTGA
- a CDS encoding PadR family transcriptional regulator has translation MRKSGPPKGIIAYLVLELLEEKPRYGYEILKEIREISGGHWEPSYGSVYPILYKFEEKGWAERIEREDEPDRKYFELTDDGRAELENRRDDSAEKARDFADVILGFFHVYAAFSTDERFEIPELEGQWRFDETFSAWVVEQVVRHHEHYFDATFERIDDTPEEFYERQGIDESDS, from the coding sequence ATGCGGAAAAGTGGGCCGCCGAAAGGCATCATCGCGTACCTCGTCCTCGAGTTGCTCGAGGAGAAACCCCGATACGGCTACGAAATTCTCAAGGAAATCCGCGAGATCAGCGGTGGCCACTGGGAACCGTCCTACGGGTCGGTATACCCGATCCTCTACAAGTTCGAGGAGAAGGGGTGGGCCGAGCGCATCGAACGCGAGGACGAACCCGACCGGAAGTACTTCGAACTGACCGACGATGGCCGGGCCGAACTCGAGAACCGACGGGATGACAGCGCGGAGAAGGCGCGCGATTTCGCGGACGTGATCCTGGGCTTCTTCCACGTCTACGCTGCCTTCTCGACCGACGAACGGTTCGAAATCCCGGAACTCGAGGGACAGTGGCGCTTCGACGAGACGTTCAGCGCGTGGGTCGTCGAGCAGGTGGTTCGCCACCACGAGCACTACTTCGATGCGACGTTCGAGCGAATCGACGACACGCCCGAGGAGTTCTACGAGCGACAGGGAATCGACGAGTCCGACTCCTGA